A window from Kovacikia minuta CCNUW1 encodes these proteins:
- a CDS encoding CRR6 family NdhI maturation factor: MSLTIALLPDSIHSLDLTPALVAIEPLLEKELLEPQTQQLQFQIDYPRAPEDPRELSEIPEIRLWFIRLDSLYPWLPFLLDWKAGELVRYTAMLVPHQFHPKDGIQFNPEALEIFVMQKVFVITAWLKHQKIEGKSRLKSMTQMLGYELDDGLFDVLNR, translated from the coding sequence ATGTCCCTTACGATTGCCCTCCTCCCCGATTCCATCCATTCCCTCGATTTAACACCTGCTCTCGTCGCGATCGAACCCCTATTAGAGAAAGAGTTGCTCGAACCGCAGACTCAGCAACTGCAATTTCAAATTGATTATCCTAGAGCACCAGAGGACCCCAGAGAGCTATCCGAAATTCCCGAAATCCGACTCTGGTTTATCCGGCTGGATTCCCTCTATCCCTGGCTTCCTTTTCTGCTGGATTGGAAAGCTGGCGAACTTGTCCGCTACACGGCGATGCTGGTTCCTCACCAGTTTCATCCGAAAGATGGAATCCAATTTAACCCGGAAGCATTGGAAATTTTTGTCATGCAGAAGGTCTTTGTCATCACAGCCTGGCTCAAACACCAGAAAATTGAAGGCAAATCCAGACTCAAATCCATGACTCAAATGCTTGGGTATGAATTGGACGATGGGCTGTTTGATGTGCTCAATCGTTAG
- a CDS encoding CocE/NonD family hydrolase, translated as MLTRDGVRLDADLYYPDAAGPFPVLLMRQPYGRAIASTVVYAPPTWYAAHGYLVVIQDVRGRGTSEGEFKLFAHEINDGYDTILWAANLPGSTGEVGMYGFSYQGMTQLYAAAPQPAPLKTICPAMVGYDLYTDWAYEGGAFCLQANLGWAIQLAIETARLKGDGAAHQALSAAAKTLTFSDPIPARSSLLETLAPDSYYPEWLDHSEPGEYWERLSPKTCLQNVDLPMLHMGGWFDTYLRGTLNLYKAMAARSTYRQQLLIGPWPHLPWGRKVGAVDFGAEATSPCDRLQIRWFDHFLKGIDTGLLNEPPILLFEMGSNQWRSFHSWSSHPPTPFFLSSSGLASIDDCDGTLLPTPYSPPPTPDTLIHDPWRPVPALGGHAAFPAGAYDRASLDCRSDILTYTSAPLSKALYLAGEVFASIHCGADTPSFDLCAVLSEVDANGGVYPFSQGYRRINPGQSASPVQITLQSVCICLRPGNALRLSLSAACFPAYPVNDGRGTPPGNTRLIDQQIITVTVYSGDDRPSHLLLPVSSFSQP; from the coding sequence ATGCTGACTCGTGATGGGGTGCGGCTAGATGCTGATCTTTACTATCCGGATGCGGCAGGTCCGTTTCCGGTGTTGTTGATGCGCCAGCCCTATGGACGGGCGATCGCGTCTACGGTTGTGTATGCCCCGCCCACCTGGTACGCGGCTCATGGCTATCTGGTCGTCATTCAGGATGTGCGCGGGCGGGGCACTTCCGAGGGAGAATTCAAACTGTTTGCCCATGAGATAAACGATGGCTACGATACAATCCTGTGGGCGGCAAATTTGCCGGGTAGCACAGGCGAAGTTGGCATGTATGGCTTCTCCTACCAGGGCATGACCCAGCTTTATGCAGCCGCGCCCCAACCTGCCCCGTTGAAAACAATTTGTCCCGCCATGGTGGGCTACGACCTATATACGGACTGGGCGTATGAAGGAGGCGCATTTTGTTTGCAGGCAAATTTGGGGTGGGCCATTCAACTGGCAATCGAGACGGCACGCTTAAAGGGAGATGGGGCTGCCCACCAGGCACTCTCCGCTGCTGCCAAAACACTGACTTTTAGTGACCCAATTCCAGCCCGTTCCAGCCTTTTAGAAACACTTGCACCCGATTCCTACTACCCGGAGTGGCTGGACCATTCTGAACCTGGCGAATATTGGGAGAGGCTCTCACCTAAGACCTGTTTACAGAATGTGGATTTGCCCATGCTGCATATGGGTGGTTGGTTCGATACCTACCTGCGAGGTACACTCAACCTGTACAAAGCAATGGCAGCTCGCAGTACCTATCGTCAACAGTTGCTGATCGGTCCCTGGCCACACCTACCCTGGGGACGGAAGGTTGGCGCAGTGGATTTTGGAGCAGAAGCAACAAGTCCCTGCGATCGGCTCCAAATCCGCTGGTTTGATCACTTCCTCAAAGGCATTGACACTGGCTTACTGAACGAACCGCCAATTCTCCTTTTTGAAATGGGTAGCAACCAATGGCGTTCCTTTCATAGTTGGTCTTCCCATCCCCCCACCCCCTTCTTCCTTTCCAGTTCTGGGCTTGCCAGCATCGACGATTGCGACGGTACCCTACTCCCCACTCCCTACTCTCCACCTCCTACGCCCGACACCCTCATCCACGACCCCTGGCGACCCGTGCCTGCGCTTGGGGGGCATGCCGCCTTTCCCGCTGGTGCCTACGATCGCGCGAGCCTCGACTGCCGTAGCGATATTCTGACCTATACCTCCGCACCTTTGTCTAAGGCTTTGTATCTGGCGGGGGAGGTTTTTGCTTCAATTCACTGTGGTGCAGATACGCCCAGCTTCGACCTGTGCGCTGTTTTATCTGAAGTGGATGCCAATGGCGGCGTCTATCCTTTTAGCCAGGGCTACCGACGCATTAACCCTGGGCAGTCAGCTTCACCAGTGCAAATTACGCTTCAATCTGTCTGTATCTGCCTCAGACCAGGAAATGCTCTGCGGCTTAGTCTCAGCGCTGCCTGCTTTCCTGCCTACCCGGTCAATGATGGTAGGGGTACTCCGCCTGGCAACACGCGTTTAATTGATCAACAAATTATCACGGTGACCGTTTATAGTGGGGACGATCGTCCCTCCCATCTCCTGCTTCCTGTTTCAAGTTTTTCTCAACCTTGA
- the malQ gene encoding 4-alpha-glucanotransferase has protein sequence MNYPGSKPVLSYCRVSGILLHPTSFPSRFGIGDLGFRARRFVDFLAQSGQQLWQVLPLGPTGYGNSPYMCYSAMAGNPLLISPELLRDQGLLSDEDFAGLPDFPHEKVDFDAAIQCKMRLLKKAYENFREKASPELKDEFTQFCQSKAYWLEDYALFMALKEALDGASWNQWEPKLAQRDRQTLEKYRMRLPGEIFFQKYLQFEFSRQWSDLKRYANSQGIYIVGDIPIYVAHDSSDVWSRPENFSLDVNTGEPAMMAGVPPDYFSATGQLWGNPTYNWGRLRKTNFDWWIQRFRVLRDYVDYIRIDHFRGFEAFWAVPKGETTAMKGRWVKAPGYAFFETLRQELGELPIMAEDLGVITPGVEELRDRFEFPGMKVLHFAFGSDPANPFLPFNYPRNCVVYTGTHDNDTTVGWFESLNDYEREIALDYLGGTGKEGIHWNLIRTALGSIANVAIIPMQDVLGHGSSARMNFPGKPEGNWEWRYRGEELSDEVRDRLRNLTKLFGRAPKGW, from the coding sequence ATGAATTACCCCGGTTCAAAACCTGTGTTGTCCTATTGCCGTGTCAGCGGCATCTTGTTGCATCCCACCTCCTTTCCCAGTCGCTTTGGGATTGGGGATTTGGGCTTTCGTGCGCGCCGCTTTGTTGACTTTTTAGCCCAGAGCGGACAGCAACTCTGGCAGGTTCTGCCGTTGGGACCCACGGGATATGGTAATTCTCCTTATATGTGCTATTCCGCAATGGCGGGCAATCCCCTATTAATTAGTCCAGAGCTACTGAGGGATCAGGGTTTGCTCAGCGATGAGGATTTTGCAGGTCTACCCGATTTTCCGCATGAAAAGGTTGATTTTGATGCGGCGATTCAGTGCAAGATGCGGCTTCTAAAAAAAGCCTATGAGAACTTTAGGGAGAAGGCTTCGCCAGAGTTGAAGGATGAATTTACTCAATTCTGCCAGAGTAAAGCTTACTGGTTGGAGGACTACGCCCTGTTCATGGCACTGAAGGAAGCTCTGGATGGGGCAAGCTGGAATCAGTGGGAGCCGAAGCTGGCACAACGCGATCGCCAAACTTTAGAAAAATATCGGATGCGGCTACCCGGAGAGATTTTTTTCCAGAAATATCTGCAATTTGAATTCTCCCGCCAGTGGTCAGACTTGAAACGCTACGCCAATTCCCAGGGAATTTACATTGTGGGAGACATTCCTATTTACGTCGCCCACGATAGCTCAGATGTCTGGTCTCGTCCAGAAAACTTTTCTCTGGATGTGAACACGGGCGAACCTGCCATGATGGCAGGGGTTCCACCTGATTACTTCAGTGCTACCGGGCAACTCTGGGGCAACCCAACCTACAACTGGGGGCGGCTCCGAAAGACCAACTTTGATTGGTGGATACAGCGCTTCCGAGTGTTGCGAGATTACGTCGATTATATCCGGATTGACCATTTCCGGGGATTTGAGGCGTTTTGGGCAGTTCCCAAGGGAGAAACCACCGCAATGAAAGGCAGATGGGTAAAAGCCCCCGGATATGCCTTTTTTGAAACCTTGAGGCAAGAGTTGGGAGAATTGCCAATCATGGCGGAGGATCTGGGGGTCATTACGCCAGGCGTGGAGGAACTCCGCGATCGGTTTGAATTCCCTGGTATGAAGGTGCTTCATTTTGCCTTTGGGTCTGATCCGGCGAATCCTTTTTTGCCGTTTAATTACCCACGCAACTGTGTGGTTTACACCGGAACCCATGACAACGACACCACGGTTGGTTGGTTCGAGTCCCTCAACGATTACGAACGGGAAATTGCCCTCGATTACCTGGGCGGAACGGGCAAAGAGGGCATCCACTGGAACCTGATTCGCACCGCTTTGGGGTCGATCGCCAATGTGGCGATCATTCCCATGCAAGATGTCTTGGGACATGGCAGCAGTGCCCGCATGAACTTTCCTGGCAAACCTGAGGGCAACTGGGAATGGCGCTATCGCGGTGAAGAATTATCGGATGAAGTGCGCGATCGGTTACGGAATTTGACCAAACTTTTTGGACGGGCACCAAAGGGGTGGTAG
- a CDS encoding TVP38/TMEM64 family protein — protein MLFDGIVPVAGSLGQVNPQAILQNALLWVQNLGAIGTIAFIAIYVLATILFIPASFLTLGGGALFGVVWGTVFVFVGASVGATLAFLIGRYLAQGWVIKQIEGNDKLSAINAAIAREGFKIVLLTRLSPIFPFNLLNYALSITQVSLKDYLYGFIGMVPGTVLYVYLGAVIGDVADLTSKRERTSTEWILYGVGLVATVAVVIYVTQLARKALNERLEL, from the coding sequence ATGCTTTTTGATGGGATTGTTCCCGTAGCTGGGAGTTTAGGTCAGGTTAATCCCCAGGCAATTTTGCAGAATGCCTTGCTGTGGGTGCAGAACCTGGGAGCGATCGGCACGATCGCATTCATCGCAATTTATGTTCTAGCAACCATTCTTTTCATCCCCGCTTCATTTCTAACCCTGGGAGGAGGTGCCCTTTTTGGGGTCGTTTGGGGAACGGTTTTTGTTTTTGTAGGGGCTTCAGTGGGTGCCACCCTTGCCTTTTTGATTGGCAGATACCTGGCACAGGGTTGGGTGATCAAGCAAATCGAGGGAAATGATAAGTTGAGCGCGATTAATGCAGCGATTGCCAGGGAAGGCTTCAAAATTGTTCTGTTGACCCGACTTTCGCCAATTTTTCCGTTTAATTTGTTGAACTATGCGCTTAGCATTACGCAGGTTTCCCTCAAAGACTATCTTTACGGATTCATCGGGATGGTTCCAGGAACAGTCCTGTATGTTTATCTTGGAGCAGTGATTGGGGATGTTGCTGACCTGACGAGCAAGCGAGAACGCACCTCAACAGAATGGATACTTTATGGAGTTGGTTTAGTTGCAACGGTAGCTGTGGTAATTTATGTCACGCAGCTTGCCCGAAAGGCACTGAATGAAAGGCTTGAATTATGA
- a CDS encoding pentapeptide repeat-containing protein — MGSKAEWSLFDWETNRDEMDVQSLLRRYAQGERNFRELNLSGFGLWRIDLSGADLGGADLVGADLREANLKGVNLSGANLTGANLRRANLTEAKLILTMMRGANLERAELTKAILNKTDLRWANLSGANLSGADLSRANLMDGNLAGAIVRGANLKQAKWNLSQTDLNQVDLGWAIMPDGTVHE; from the coding sequence ATGGGTTCCAAAGCTGAGTGGTCGTTGTTTGATTGGGAAACAAATCGAGATGAAATGGACGTGCAATCCCTTTTGCGAAGGTATGCCCAGGGAGAGCGAAATTTTCGAGAGTTGAATCTTAGTGGTTTTGGATTATGGCGGATTGACCTGAGTGGGGCGGATTTGGGAGGAGCGGATCTGGTCGGTGCAGATTTACGGGAGGCAAACCTGAAAGGCGTAAACCTGAGTGGGGCAAATCTAACGGGGGCAAATCTGCGGCGGGCAAACCTGACCGAGGCAAAGTTGATTCTGACCATGATGCGGGGGGCAAATCTGGAGCGGGCAGAGTTGACGAAGGCAATTTTGAACAAAACAGATTTGCGCTGGGCAAATTTGAGTGGGGCAAACTTAAGTGGTGCCGATCTGAGTCGTGCAAATTTGATGGATGGTAACCTGGCTGGTGCGATCGTCAGAGGTGCAAACCTGAAACAGGCAAAGTGGAACTTAAGCCAGACCGACCTGAACCAGGTCGATTTGGGTTGGGCAATCATGCCCGATGGCACGGTTCATGAATAG
- a CDS encoding hybrid sensor histidine kinase/response regulator: MDRMQSVWVVDDEPNGFEVIELLLRREGYRLTYFDSGIEALNRLESSPPDVPLPDVILLDVMMPELDGIETCRRVKANPNWQPIPVIMVTALDSKEDLARSLESGADDFLTKPVNGLELRARVRSMLRIKQQYDALQATLNLRRDLSKLVVEDLRQPMSTVLLGSHLLLQSNLEPQDRQRAELVYAAGSEIDAVINGLVRLAKMESGRLVLNRVEVDLCELAEVVIANFQPIADAKQIQLLLELSEQRRWVAIDTNLFHRLLDNLIANAIQSSPTGSTITVQIELPDRSESVRHALVRVVDQGSSLSKDLQQSILSQYESGTLTCGTSQIGLSLAFCKMVAEAHGGKITIEQNPPQGSVVTVEI; the protein is encoded by the coding sequence ATGGATCGGATGCAATCGGTATGGGTGGTTGATGACGAACCAAATGGGTTCGAGGTGATTGAGCTATTGCTGCGGCGGGAAGGGTATCGCCTGACCTATTTTGACAGTGGCATAGAAGCTTTGAACCGTTTGGAGTCGAGTCCGCCTGACGTGCCTCTTCCGGATGTCATTTTGTTGGATGTCATGATGCCAGAGTTAGATGGGATTGAAACCTGTCGTCGGGTTAAGGCAAATCCCAACTGGCAACCCATTCCCGTAATTATGGTGACAGCCTTAGATTCTAAGGAGGATCTGGCACGATCGCTCGAATCGGGAGCCGATGATTTTTTGACTAAACCCGTCAATGGTTTAGAACTGCGTGCCCGTGTTCGTTCGATGCTCCGCATCAAGCAGCAGTATGATGCCCTGCAAGCTACGCTGAATTTGCGTCGGGATTTGTCTAAGTTGGTTGTGGAAGATCTGCGCCAACCGATGTCTACGGTGCTATTGGGAAGCCACCTACTGTTACAAAGCAACCTGGAACCTCAGGATCGGCAACGGGCTGAACTGGTTTATGCGGCTGGGTCAGAGATTGATGCGGTGATTAATGGTCTGGTCAGACTGGCAAAGATGGAATCGGGTCGGTTGGTGCTGAATCGGGTGGAAGTGGATTTATGCGAATTGGCAGAAGTCGTGATTGCTAATTTTCAGCCGATCGCCGACGCCAAGCAAATCCAACTCCTGCTGGAACTTTCGGAGCAAAGGCGATGGGTGGCGATCGATACGAACCTGTTCCATCGACTGCTCGACAATTTAATTGCCAACGCAATCCAGTCTTCGCCTACAGGCAGCACCATTACGGTGCAGATTGAACTTCCTGACCGATCGGAATCTGTCAGGCATGCCCTGGTTCGAGTAGTCGATCAAGGTTCCAGCCTCAGTAAAGATTTGCAGCAATCTATCCTGTCCCAATATGAGTCAGGAACGCTGACCTGTGGAACTTCTCAGATCGGACTTTCCCTGGCTTTCTGCAAAATGGTTGCTGAAGCCCACGGAGGTAAGATTACGATCGAACAGAACCCGCCTCAGGGATCGGTGGTCACCGTAGAAATTTGA
- a CDS encoding MFS transporter, translating into MKFRAKQFLPAMPALRSRNYRLFFFGQGISLIGNWMTLTATIWLVYHLTNSALMLGIVGFASQFPNFVLTPFAGVLVDQWNRHKTIIVTQVLAMIQSLTLATLALTNSIQIWQIIVLSICQGCINAFDMPARQAFVVKMVDRKEDLGNAIALNSSIFSGARLIGPAIAGIVIAAVGTGTCFLIDGVSYIAVIAGLLAMKLPPLPGGIPKSSNTILQQLKEGFDYAFGFPPIRSILLLIALVSFVGMPYTTLAPIFAREILHGGPETLGFLMAAAGLGALLSAGYLSTRPSVLGLTKLIAIAPAIFGAALITFAFSRVLWLSLLAMLVLGMSLILQHTSGNTVLQTIVDEDKRGRVLSFYLMAFTSMVTFGNLLAGTLASWIGAPDTLTIGGVLCIAGSLAFIRQLPSMRNHIRPIYRRIGVLPQTPT; encoded by the coding sequence ATGAAGTTTAGAGCCAAACAATTCCTGCCTGCTATGCCTGCATTGCGATCGCGCAACTATCGGCTCTTCTTCTTTGGGCAGGGAATTTCTTTAATTGGCAATTGGATGACTCTAACAGCGACGATTTGGCTGGTTTATCATCTAACCAATTCAGCTCTGATGCTGGGGATTGTAGGGTTTGCCAGTCAGTTTCCTAACTTTGTCTTGACCCCGTTTGCCGGGGTGTTAGTAGACCAATGGAATCGCCATAAGACCATCATCGTGACGCAAGTTCTGGCGATGATCCAATCGCTAACGTTGGCAACCCTAGCACTGACAAACTCGATCCAGATCTGGCAAATCATCGTTCTTAGCATCTGTCAGGGTTGCATCAATGCCTTTGATATGCCAGCCCGCCAGGCATTTGTCGTAAAAATGGTAGACCGCAAAGAGGACTTAGGAAACGCGATCGCCCTCAACTCTTCCATTTTTAGCGGTGCCCGCCTGATTGGTCCAGCGATCGCAGGAATTGTCATCGCCGCCGTCGGAACGGGCACCTGCTTTCTGATCGATGGGGTGAGTTACATCGCGGTTATCGCGGGCTTGCTGGCAATGAAATTGCCCCCCTTGCCGGGAGGAATTCCGAAATCCTCAAACACTATCCTGCAACAGTTAAAGGAAGGGTTTGACTATGCCTTTGGGTTTCCACCCATCCGTTCAATTTTGTTATTAATTGCCCTGGTCAGCTTTGTCGGCATGCCCTACACCACCCTGGCACCAATTTTTGCCCGTGAAATACTGCACGGTGGTCCGGAAACGCTCGGCTTTTTGATGGCAGCCGCAGGGTTGGGAGCATTGCTGTCAGCAGGTTACCTGAGTACTCGACCCAGTGTGCTGGGATTGACCAAGTTAATTGCGATCGCCCCCGCGATTTTTGGTGCAGCCCTAATCACCTTTGCCTTTTCCCGCGTTCTGTGGCTTTCCCTCCTCGCAATGTTGGTGCTTGGCATGAGCCTGATTCTGCAACACACCTCTGGCAATACCGTCCTGCAAACGATCGTGGATGAGGACAAACGAGGCAGAGTATTGAGTTTTTACCTGATGGCATTTACCAGTATGGTTACCTTCGGCAATCTACTAGCAGGCACCCTTGCCAGTTGGATTGGCGCACCTGACACCCTCACAATTGGCGGTGTTCTCTGCATTGCAGGTTCTCTAGCCTTTATCCGCCAATTACCCAGCATGCGAAATCATATCCGCCCCATTTACCGCCGCATAGGAGTACTCCCTCAAACTCCGACCTGA
- the leuB gene encoding 3-isopropylmalate dehydrogenase, giving the protein MTQHYRITLLPGDGIGPEIMAVAVTVLKTVAEQLDLSFEFQEALMGGAAIDAKGEPLPMETLEVCRNSDAVLLSAIGGDQWDTLPRHLRPETGLLGLRAGLGLFANLRPAKILPQLIDASSLKREVVDGVDIMVVRELTGGVYFGQPKGIFTTETGEKRGVNTMAYTESEIDRIGRVAFETALKRGKKLCSVDKANVLEVSQLWRDRMTTLAAEYPDVELSHMYVDNAAMQLLRWPKQFDTIVTSNLFGDILSDAAAMLTGSIGMLPSASLGASGPGLFEPVHGSAPDIAGQDKANPLAMVLSAAMMLRYGLNQAIAADRIEQAVLKVLDQGDRTADIMSEGMTLLGCQAMGNALIQAIS; this is encoded by the coding sequence ATGACCCAGCACTATCGAATTACGCTTCTTCCAGGCGATGGGATCGGTCCTGAAATTATGGCAGTTGCAGTGACAGTGCTGAAAACGGTAGCGGAACAACTGGATCTGTCTTTTGAATTTCAGGAAGCTCTGATGGGGGGAGCAGCGATCGATGCCAAGGGTGAACCCCTTCCAATGGAAACCCTGGAAGTGTGTAGAAATAGCGATGCGGTTCTGCTGTCAGCGATCGGGGGGGATCAGTGGGATACTTTGCCGCGCCATTTGCGCCCCGAAACCGGACTGCTGGGGCTAAGGGCGGGTTTGGGGCTGTTTGCCAATCTGCGTCCCGCAAAAATTTTGCCTCAGTTAATTGATGCCTCAAGTCTCAAGCGGGAAGTGGTAGACGGCGTAGATATTATGGTCGTGCGGGAACTGACAGGTGGCGTTTATTTTGGTCAGCCCAAAGGAATTTTTACTACCGAAACGGGGGAAAAACGGGGGGTAAACACGATGGCCTACACCGAGTCCGAAATCGATCGGATCGGGCGGGTGGCATTTGAAACCGCACTGAAGCGCGGGAAAAAATTGTGTTCAGTGGATAAGGCAAACGTGCTGGAAGTTTCCCAGTTGTGGCGTGATCGTATGACGACCTTAGCTGCCGAGTACCCCGATGTCGAACTCTCCCACATGTATGTGGATAATGCCGCCATGCAACTTTTGCGCTGGCCCAAACAATTTGACACGATTGTCACCAGCAATCTATTTGGCGATATTCTTTCAGATGCTGCGGCAATGCTAACGGGCAGCATTGGCATGTTACCCTCCGCCAGTTTGGGGGCATCCGGTCCAGGTCTGTTTGAACCTGTGCATGGTTCCGCTCCCGATATCGCTGGACAGGATAAGGCAAATCCCCTGGCGATGGTACTCAGCGCTGCAATGATGTTGCGTTATGGATTAAATCAAGCGATCGCAGCGGATCGAATTGAGCAAGCTGTGCTAAAAGTGTTAGACCAGGGCGACAGAACAGCGGATATTATGTCTGAGGGCATGACGTTGCTGGGTTGTCAGGCAATGGGAAATGCCCTGATTCAGGCGATTTCATGA
- a CDS encoding prepilin peptidase — protein MDFLLELPATLIVFALGASVGSFLNVVIYRLPAGLSLLHPPSRCPKCLHRLRKHENVPVLGWFWLKGRCAHCKTPISARYPLVEGATGILFVLSFWMFGWSWQTIGYWFFLSWLLSLSLIDLDTMTLPNPLTQSGLVAGLVFQAVSGYLTTSTLAGSLSQLMQGIGGAVLGLWLLDLITIAGTFALGQAAMGGGDAKLSSHDGGLVRLEIPTTRRLPRLRDRSLCGRRGDRPRLAQPPPTHALWSLPGIGISPGCLLGTGDRLNLFEYLFSLSIKGRGQKGIGIKVPL, from the coding sequence ATGGATTTTTTGCTTGAGTTACCTGCCACACTGATTGTTTTTGCCTTAGGAGCGTCAGTAGGCAGTTTCTTGAATGTGGTCATTTACCGTCTGCCCGCAGGGCTATCGCTGCTGCATCCGCCATCTCGTTGCCCAAAGTGCTTGCATCGGCTGCGCAAGCACGAAAATGTCCCCGTGTTGGGCTGGTTCTGGCTTAAAGGACGCTGTGCCCACTGCAAAACGCCCATTTCTGCCCGTTATCCCCTGGTAGAAGGCGCAACTGGAATTTTATTTGTTCTGAGCTTCTGGATGTTTGGATGGTCCTGGCAAACCATCGGCTATTGGTTTTTTTTAAGTTGGCTTCTGTCCCTATCTTTGATTGATCTGGATACCATGACCCTGCCCAACCCCCTGACCCAATCGGGGCTTGTGGCGGGGTTAGTTTTTCAGGCGGTTTCTGGGTACTTGACCACTTCCACCCTGGCAGGTTCTCTGAGCCAATTGATGCAGGGAATTGGGGGAGCAGTTCTGGGGTTGTGGCTGTTAGACCTGATTACGATCGCAGGCACCTTTGCCCTGGGACAAGCTGCAATGGGTGGTGGAGATGCCAAACTGTCGAGCCATGATGGGGGCCTGGTTAGGCTGGAAATACCTACTACTCGCAGGCTTCCTCGCCTGCGCGATCGGAGCCTTTGTGGGAGGAGGGGCGATCGCCCTCGGTTGGCTCAACCGCCGCCAACCCATGCCCTTTGGTCCCTTCCTGGCATTGGGATCAGTCCTGGCTGCCTTCTGGGGACAGGCGATCGTCTCAACCTATTTGAGTATCTTTTTTCCCTTAGTATAAAAGGCAGAGGGCAGAAGGGAATAGGTATCAAAGTTCCCTTGTGA